A window of the Hordeum vulgare subsp. vulgare chromosome 5H, MorexV3_pseudomolecules_assembly, whole genome shotgun sequence genome harbors these coding sequences:
- the LOC123452035 gene encoding myosin-3-like isoform X2, translating to MAKKKSSSAAAAAANGSGNGNGNHATAAANGNGDGNHAAPANGNGNHAAPANGNGNHAAPVLAPGMEEKRDSSPERDRKSQQLKTLNSMLLKEAVERRGQVAALTARLEEISADGDALDAAERAVAQAALAAPLRAAADEASALRARLAAVQDSLRLAESRAALETGAKDDANTRLEAAAGEKARFLKLLQAKEAEVASISNKVASLSAMMTELEGNNSELLSQNGELVKQLEETKEAVRVVSCQKAEVERSFQEFKKESEAFRVEMEGELKARVEELKVLGSKKEEMDARLASLETELALSVTRTRGLEAEVMAKKRELDLLKGRSDELQSEVAEAEKKHSMSAAEVDRLRMELGVLVKAKEVASKAFDAEKTEIVKELEALKRKVEEIQADKEAAEGVTREKDAQTVKLRAELEELHVSMSQLQTSCDELDTKHSRLQSEKNSVQKALDAEKAEAGKLMSKIKALENCNGKMDSEIGELRMALKEKNGKIEDLTKEAEVLQLAVAEAQKKNKGGIWAWVYAATTTVVAAISFIYATRGQ from the exons ATGGCCAAGAAAaagtcctcctccgccgccgccgccgccgccaacggcagcggcaacggcaacggcaaccacgccaccgccgccgccaacgGCAATGGCGACGGCAATCACGCCGCCCCCGCCAACGGCAACGGCAATCACGCCGCCCCcgccaacggcaacggcaaccacGCTGCCCCGGTGCTGGCGCCGGGGATGGAGGAGAAGCGCGACTCATCGCCGGAGCGGGACCGGAAGTCGCAGCAGCTCAAGACGCTCAACTCCATGCTCCTCAAGGAGGCGGTCGAGCGGCGCGGCCAGGTGGCCGCGCTCACGGCGCGCCTCGAGGAGATCTCTGCCGATGGCGACGCGCTCGACGCCGCGGAGCGCGCCGTCGCACAAGCCGCCCTCGCCGCGCCCCTCCGCGCCGCAGCCGACGAGGCATCTGCTCTCCGCGCACGCCTCGCCGCTGTCCAGGATTCGCTCCGGCTCGCGGAATCGAGGGCCGCGCTCGAGACGGGGGCCAAGGACGATGCCAACACGCGCCTTGAGGCGGCCGCTGGGGAGAAGGCACGGTTCCTGAAACTTCTCCAGGCCAAGGAGGCGGAGGTGGCGTCCATATCCAACAAGGTCGCGAGCCTGTCGGCCATGATGACGGAGTTGGAGGGCAACAATTCCGAGCTGTTGAGTCAGAATGGCGAACTCGTGAAGCAATTGGAGGAGACAAAGGAGGCGGTTCGGGTggtctcctgccagaaggcagaggtggAGAGAAGCTTCCAGGAATTCAAGAAAGAATCTGAGGCGTTCCGGGTGGAAATGGAGGGGGAGTTGAAGGCGAGGGTGGAGGAACTGAAGGTGCTGGGatccaagaaggaggagatggatgcAAGGCTGGCGTCTTTGGAAACAGAGCTCGCATTGTCTGTGACTAGGACACGGGGATTAGAGGCTGAagtgatggcaaagaagagggagcTTGATTTGTTGAAGGGCAGAAGTGATGAGCTCCAATCAGAGGTTGCTGAAGCAGAGAAGAAGCACAGCATGTCTGCAGCAGAGGTTGACAGGCTCAGGATGGAATTGGGTGTGTTGGTGAAGGCAAAGGAGGTTGCTTCCAAGGCATTCGATGCTGAGAAGACTGAAATCGTGAAGGAATTGGAggccctcaagaggaaggtggagGAAATCCAGGCTGACAAGGAGGCAGCTGAGGGGGTGACACGTGAGAAGGATGCTCAGACCGTTAAGCTGAGGGCTGAGTTGGAGGAGCTCCATGTTTCCATGTCACAGCTACAAACATCATGTGATGAACTTGATACCAAGCATTCACGCCTGCAGAGCGAGAAGAATTCAGTTCAGAAAGCACTGGATGCTGAGAAGGCTGAAGCAGGGAAGCTGATGTCGAAAATCAAGGCACTGGAGAACTGCAATGGTAAAATGGACAGTGAGATTGGAGAGTTGAGGATGGCATTGAAGGAAAAGAATGGAAAGATTGAAGACCTTACCAAGGAGGCTGAGGTGCTGCAGCTCGCAGTGGCTGAAGCGCAGAAGAAGAACAAGGGTGGTAT CTGGGCGTGGGTGtatgccgccaccaccaccgtggTGGCCGCGATCTCCTTTATCTATGCTACCAGGGGCCAGTGA
- the LOC123452035 gene encoding myosin-3-like isoform X1: MAKKKSSSAAAAAANGSGNGNGNHATAAANGNGDGNHAAPANGNGNHAAPANGNGNHAAPVLAPGMEEKRDSSPERDRKSQQLKTLNSMLLKEAVERRGQVAALTARLEEISADGDALDAAERAVAQAALAAPLRAAADEASALRARLAAVQDSLRLAESRAALETGAKDDANTRLEAAAGEKARFLKLLQAKEAEVASISNKVASLSAMMTELEGNNSELLSQNGELVKQLEETKEAVRVVSCQKAEVERSFQEFKKESEAFRVEMEGELKARVEELKVLGSKKEEMDARLASLETELALSVTRTRGLEAEVMAKKRELDLLKGRSDELQSEVAEAEKKHSMSAAEVDRLRMELGVLVKAKEVASKAFDAEKTEIVKELEALKRKVEEIQADKEAAEGVTREKDAQTVKLRAELEELHVSMSQLQTSCDELDTKHSRLQSEKNSVQKALDAEKAEAGKLMSKIKALENCNGKMDSEIGELRMALKEKNGKIEDLTKEAEVLQLAVAEAQKKNKGGIWAWVYAATTTVVAAISFIYATRGQ, from the exons ATGGCCAAGAAAaagtcctcctccgccgccgccgccgccgccaacggcagcggcaacggcaacggcaaccacgccaccgccgccgccaacgGCAATGGCGACGGCAATCACGCCGCCCCCGCCAACGGCAACGGCAATCACGCCGCCCCcgccaacggcaacggcaaccacGCTGCCCCGGTGCTGGCGCCGGGGATGGAGGAGAAGCGCGACTCATCGCCGGAGCGGGACCGGAAGTCGCAGCAGCTCAAGACGCTCAACTCCATGCTCCTCAAGGAGGCGGTCGAGCGGCGCGGCCAGGTGGCCGCGCTCACGGCGCGCCTCGAGGAGATCTCTGCCGATGGCGACGCGCTCGACGCCGCGGAGCGCGCCGTCGCACAAGCCGCCCTCGCCGCGCCCCTCCGCGCCGCAGCCGACGAGGCATCTGCTCTCCGCGCACGCCTCGCCGCTGTCCAGGATTCGCTCCGGCTCGCGGAATCGAGGGCCGCGCTCGAGACGGGGGCCAAGGACGATGCCAACACGCGCCTTGAGGCGGCCGCTGGGGAGAAGGCACGGTTCCTGAAACTTCTCCAGGCCAAGGAGGCGGAGGTGGCGTCCATATCCAACAAGGTCGCGAGCCTGTCGGCCATGATGACGGAGTTGGAGGGCAACAATTCCGAGCTGTTGAGTCAGAATGGCGAACTCGTGAAGCAATTGGAGGAGACAAAGGAGGCGGTTCGGGTggtctcctgccagaaggcagaggtggAGAGAAGCTTCCAGGAATTCAAGAAAGAATCTGAGGCGTTCCGGGTGGAAATGGAGGGGGAGTTGAAGGCGAGGGTGGAGGAACTGAAGGTGCTGGGatccaagaaggaggagatggatgcAAGGCTGGCGTCTTTGGAAACAGAGCTCGCATTGTCTGTGACTAGGACACGGGGATTAGAGGCTGAagtgatggcaaagaagagggagcTTGATTTGTTGAAGGGCAGAAGTGATGAGCTCCAATCAGAGGTTGCTGAAGCAGAGAAGAAGCACAGCATGTCTGCAGCAGAGGTTGACAGGCTCAGGATGGAATTGGGTGTGTTGGTGAAGGCAAAGGAGGTTGCTTCCAAGGCATTCGATGCTGAGAAGACTGAAATCGTGAAGGAATTGGAggccctcaagaggaaggtggagGAAATCCAGGCTGACAAGGAGGCAGCTGAGGGGGTGACACGTGAGAAGGATGCTCAGACCGTTAAGCTGAGGGCTGAGTTGGAGGAGCTCCATGTTTCCATGTCACAGCTACAAACATCATGTGATGAACTTGATACCAAGCATTCACGCCTGCAGAGCGAGAAGAATTCAGTTCAGAAAGCACTGGATGCTGAGAAGGCTGAAGCAGGGAAGCTGATGTCGAAAATCAAGGCACTGGAGAACTGCAATGGTAAAATGGACAGTGAGATTGGAGAGTTGAGGATGGCATTGAAGGAAAAGAATGGAAAGATTGAAGACCTTACCAAGGAGGCTGAGGTGCTGCAGCTCGCAGTGGCTGAAGCGCAGAAGAAGAACAAGGGTG GTATCTGGGCGTGGGTGtatgccgccaccaccaccgtggTGGCCGCGATCTCCTTTATCTATGCTACCAGGGGCCAGTGA